One part of the candidate division WOR-3 bacterium genome encodes these proteins:
- the fabD gene encoding ACP S-malonyltransferase: MDSIIASEQEKPMSKRYGFLFPGQGAQYVGMGADLYDKYAKARDTYERATDILEFDLKEVSFQGPEEKLRQTRYTQPAILVHSLAVLSVLGQVEPILVAGHSLGEYSALYAAGALDFGSVLRLVKRRAELMAEEGEKNPGTMAAILGLDAAVVEELCQEAGGVVVCANYNEPKQTVVSGEVQAVKKVAELAQARGALKAVMLPVSGAFHSPLLARSARDFAEFLALFPISEPRCPVIANATGRPASTAAEIGECLAAQLRSPVRWVQTMQSAKELGCTAFVEAGPGRVLAGLARKIDRDFEVIPVGTADQVAAVLAS; encoded by the coding sequence ATGGATTCTATTATTGCATCTGAACAGGAGAAGCCAATGAGCAAACGTTACGGATTTCTTTTTCCCGGTCAGGGCGCCCAATATGTCGGAATGGGCGCAGATTTGTACGACAAGTACGCTAAGGCTCGCGATACCTATGAACGTGCTACTGACATCCTCGAATTCGACCTGAAGGAGGTGTCGTTTCAGGGTCCGGAAGAGAAATTGCGGCAGACCCGCTACACCCAGCCTGCGATCCTCGTGCATTCGCTGGCGGTCTTGTCGGTTCTCGGACAGGTCGAACCGATTCTAGTTGCTGGCCACAGCCTCGGCGAGTACTCGGCGCTGTACGCGGCCGGAGCGCTTGATTTCGGGTCGGTACTCCGTCTGGTAAAGCGCCGGGCCGAACTGATGGCCGAGGAAGGTGAAAAGAACCCAGGTACGATGGCTGCGATTCTCGGACTGGACGCTGCCGTGGTCGAAGAGCTCTGCCAAGAGGCCGGTGGCGTAGTCGTTTGTGCGAACTACAATGAGCCTAAGCAGACTGTAGTGTCGGGAGAAGTTCAAGCAGTCAAGAAGGTTGCCGAGCTTGCACAAGCGAGGGGAGCACTCAAGGCGGTAATGCTACCCGTCTCGGGTGCCTTTCACTCACCGCTGCTCGCCCGGTCGGCTCGGGATTTTGCCGAGTTTCTGGCGCTGTTTCCCATCAGCGAACCCCGCTGCCCGGTCATCGCGAACGCGACGGGCCGGCCGGCTTCGACCGCGGCCGAAATAGGGGAATGCCTTGCCGCGCAACTGCGTAGCCCGGTTCGCTGGGTGCAGACGATGCAGAGCGCGAAGGAACTAGGTTGCACGGCGTTCGTTGAGGCCGGGCCAGGCCGGGTCCTGGCCGGGCTTGCTCGCAAGATTGACCGGGACTTTGAGGTCATACCGGTTGGCACCGCTGACCAGGTGGCCGCAGTTCTTGCAAGCTAG
- a CDS encoding TMEM165/GDT1 family protein, with the protein MDWRLLAATFGTVFLAELGDKTQLATLCFAASGRSFWSVFLGSSLALVLTSLVAALSGSGLARIVPVRYVSIASGVLFIVIGVFVIIRNVR; encoded by the coding sequence ATGGACTGGAGACTTTTGGCCGCAACGTTTGGAACAGTATTCCTAGCTGAGCTGGGCGACAAGACCCAGTTGGCCACTTTGTGTTTCGCCGCGTCCGGTCGCTCGTTCTGGAGCGTGTTCCTTGGCAGTTCTCTTGCCTTGGTGTTGACTTCGTTAGTCGCTGCACTCAGTGGTTCAGGCCTTGCTCGGATTGTCCCGGTTCGATATGTTTCAATCGCGTCTGGCGTACTATTCATCGTCATCGGTGTATTCGTCATCATTCGAAATGTCAGGTAA
- the truD gene encoding tRNA pseudouridine(13) synthase TruD yields MKLKCRPEDFVVEEKVRLRLKRRGAYSIYRLVKRCWNTLDVIRELEARHRLHRIGRAGLKDRYSLSVQYISAPGQGPKSVATENYRLTLIGMSDKPVSRDLALGNRFAITLRSLSENEVETVRAAVPRVRQDGVPNYYDDQRFGSARHGLGFIGRKLIDGHFNGALKLLLATPSAADDSRTRRTKQYLAEHWGDWNRCLEAAPEDARLALRHLSKHRSDFKTAVKLLPRGLLELFINAYQSYLWNETLAGLLARLRIPARKVEYSVGALLFYERLAPDKLSYLRRLLIPALAPSTKFRSDRVASVAAEVLDREGLELGRLRPKVRLGGLYFKPYERAAIVVPSELELSEPRPDDMYPGRYKMELRFFLPPGSYATVVLKRLALG; encoded by the coding sequence ATGAAGCTGAAGTGCCGGCCAGAAGACTTCGTCGTTGAGGAGAAGGTTCGGCTTCGCCTGAAGAGACGGGGGGCCTATTCGATCTACCGCCTGGTGAAACGTTGCTGGAACACACTTGACGTCATAAGGGAGCTTGAGGCCCGCCATCGGCTGCACAGGATCGGACGCGCTGGTCTTAAGGATCGGTATTCTCTATCGGTGCAGTACATTTCGGCCCCCGGTCAGGGACCGAAGAGTGTCGCGACGGAGAACTACCGGCTCACTCTGATAGGTATGTCAGATAAACCGGTTTCCCGGGACCTTGCTTTGGGTAATCGGTTCGCAATCACACTGAGGTCTCTGTCAGAGAACGAGGTTGAGACTGTCCGAGCTGCGGTACCACGAGTCCGGCAAGACGGTGTTCCCAACTATTACGACGACCAGCGTTTCGGTTCAGCCCGACACGGCCTGGGCTTCATCGGCCGGAAATTGATAGACGGACACTTCAACGGTGCTCTCAAGTTGTTATTGGCAACGCCTTCTGCTGCAGACGATTCGCGTACTCGAAGAACCAAGCAGTATTTGGCCGAGCACTGGGGCGACTGGAACCGGTGTCTCGAGGCAGCGCCGGAAGATGCGAGGCTGGCACTCAGGCATCTCAGTAAACATCGCTCAGACTTCAAGACTGCGGTCAAGCTCCTACCGCGTGGGCTGCTTGAGTTGTTCATCAACGCTTACCAGTCATACCTGTGGAATGAGACTCTGGCTGGTCTGCTTGCCCGACTCAGGATTCCAGCCCGGAAAGTCGAATACTCAGTCGGTGCCCTGCTTTTCTATGAACGGCTCGCACCGGACAAACTTTCCTATCTGCGTCGGCTTCTTATACCGGCCCTGGCTCCCAGCACCAAGTTCAGAAGCGACCGGGTGGCCTCGGTTGCCGCTGAGGTACTTGACCGGGAGGGACTGGAGCTGGGCAGGTTGAGGCCGAAAGTCAGGCTGGGCGGGCTGTACTTCAAACCGTATGAGCGGGCGGCAATCGTAGTACCGAGTGAGCTTGAGTTGTCCGAACCCAGACCGGATGACATGTATCCGGGTCGGTACAAGATGGAGCTCAGATTCTTCCTGCCACCCGGTTCTTATGCGACCGTGGTTTTGAAGCGGCTCGCCCTGGGCTGA